CCGCTAATTTGAAGGTGTGAGaattgatttgaaaatcaaactcCTCTTGATTTAATTTGTAAATGATCAGATACATGATATACACCAGCCAATGCATTTTTCTCACGTGAATActtttttcttcaaatttaAAGTGTATGTTTCCGCGTAAATCTCGAAAATCACCTGCTTTAATTCTACATATTGATTATTTTGAACTAATGAAAAGCTTTTTGATGGAATTCTAACATTACGTAGAATGTCATCACTTTTAATTTCTCATTATTTGTAACTGTGTTTTACTTGTGCGGTTTAAATATCTCTATTCCGTGCCTATTCATTTCTAAGTCTTTTGAAATAACTAAAGCATACAAAATTTTTGGAACTACAATTGATATTTAATCACATTAgctaaaatttattgaaaaaataaaaaaaatttctcaaagGAATTCAAATAATTCATATTTTAGttcttttgaaataaaaaaaaaattcaactttGGAGTGAATTCTAATTCCTAACCTTCCAAACAAGCTCAAAATATTTCAAATCGAACACTAGTTTTAAACAAAGTTTTACTACTTTGAAAGTCATCAAATTGGTTGTTTCATTGTTATTTTGAAGAGGACAAGGAATTAATTGTTGTTTTATTAAGAGCAAAGAGAGGACCAATATGTGTGACGAGATTAATTCTAGAACTTGAGAACAATAAATTTGTTGGAGATGAAAATCTCAATCCAAGTTTTGATGTATATTAATGGAGTTACTTGTACAGGTTTCGTTTCAAGTGGCAGATGCTTTAGACCAACCATTTCCCGATGGGCAATTCGATCTTGTTTGGTCCATGGAAAGTGGAGAACACATGCCTGACAAAGCAAAGGTTGTACTTCATTTATTTATCTTCTCCTCTGAGGCAAGCTTAATTAAacattaactaattatttatttctatatttgatTTAACTTTGGGAGTATTATATTAAGTTGAAACAAAATTGATGTTCAAAAGCAAAATTGAGAcaataaattttgtttgaataaagataaaataaaatcaccGAAATATACATACAAATTTTAGTGTGAAATGATATCCATCAaagcaaacatggtttttgCATAGGAGAATAATGAACTTGAATGCTATTTCTCTTCCCTTTTGATTCTGATTTCCCCACTTGCAGTTTGTGAGTGAGTTGGCTAGAGTAGCTGCACCGGGTGCCACCATAATAATAGTAACATGGTGCCACAGAGATCTTGGCCCTGATGAAGAATCCTTAAAGCCATGGGAAGAAAAACACTTGAAGAAGATATGTGATGCATTCTATCTTCCAGCATGGTGTTCAACTGCTGATTATGTTAGATTGCTTGAGTCCCTATCATTACAGGTGAATTACTTAGCCAAGTCCAATTATTGAAGATGGACCCTTTGAGATCTTCAAATAACTTAACCTATCCCCATGCTTTGGCAGGACATCAAGTCAGAAGATTGGTCTCCCTATGTTGCTCCATTCTGGCCCGCTGTGATACGGTCAGCATTATCATGGAAGGGTCTTACTTCACTCTTGCGCAGTGGTAAGTGCTATTAGTAATTGTTTACACCTAGATCTTTGAAAATTATATACTATTTCTTTAGTTAGCTAGCAACCTCTATATTATATTCTGTATATAAATATGTAGCTATTCAAATGTTTTTCTGTATGctcaattaaataataaatataacaatAGTCGCAAGTTGTCGGTATATGATAGGAATTGAATATCTGTTTTTCTAGGAGTTGGTTGGTCTACATGTTCTGTGAAGTGTGAACCATATTAAAAGTCGAAAATGTTGCATCTCTTTATCAAATTTACATTTGACATTAATTTGTTGCACCTCTCTCTCTAGTGGTATTTTAGGGTCTTCCAAGTTCGGGCAAGTGAATAACGAGGTTGAATGAATAAAATAGACTAAAATAGATGGATTTTTGTGCCTCTGAAAttgctatttctttttcaagaatgCTTTCGTTAAATCCATTACCATTGAGTAATATATACTGCTGCTAGGCTGAATTTCCTTGGATTATTTTGAGCAGGATTGAAAACCATAAAAGGAGCTTTGGCTATGCCATTGATGATAGAAGGATTCAAGAAGGATCTAATTAAGTTTGCGATCATTACATGCAGGAAGCCTGAATAAGAGGGGGCAGATCAGTTTATGATAGAATTAAACGGGTTTCTGAAAATCTCAATTTTTTGTTGTAGTTTAAATTAAGTAAGACATAGAAGCTGCCGTGCAACAGTGACACAAAATATTGTGAGAACAACGATATGGTTGTGAAGAATGAAGATGTCTCACAACAATGCCTCAGAGTTGCTGACAGCTGCTGATATGGCTTCTTTAAAGCAATTATTTGTTAGTTTCTTTAAGCACATGGACTACAAATTTGTACTATTACTACTTTCTGTTACCATCATTACTTCTAATTCTCCATGCTTGCTATATTTGTGGTAAGATtcgcataaaataaaaataaaaataaatgtctATTTTAGAATAAACATgtgaattattttattataatctcAATAATATATCTGTCATTATATTAAAAGTGGGATAGAATGAAAGATAAGATGAGATGGTGTAATACTTAAATAAAGGAATGTGTAAAACTATGAACTATAAAATATACTGAAACAGTATAAACGTGCGGCATCCTTTCACTAAGTACAATCAGTGGTGCCACATGCCTGTGTTCAACAAAAGGCACATGATCACATACATGCAAGGAACAACTAACAGATGCACTTTCCGGCTATACAGAAATtgtatatttgtattaatttcaTTTCTTGAGATATACTTTGTATAAGATGAAGAATGATAGTTTAGCAACATTTCAACACTTAAACTTCCTTTTGATATACAGTTAattgaataagaaaatgaagaaaagagAAGCTTAATAATACTCAGCGTTGTTCTAATAACTATATCATGCCTAGAGGCCTAACAGTTTCTTTCTTTCAATCTTTTGTATAAGATCTTCTTCAGATGGAACCCCAGTATCAGCTTCAGATTTGGTGGACCACCACTCCATGATTTCTTCCTACAATGAAGAAGAGCACCAGGATCACGTGAATTTCAAGCAGATGAAAAAATTACTAGCTCATGATATTAAGAGTTGCCATCGCAATCACATGcaaaattaatgaaatgaaaAGAGTAGGACATAGGTCTTCATCCATATTAATACCAGAAAGCAAACTTTGTTTAATACTCGGTAAGATATAAACAAGCATGAAACCCTCTGACTGAACTAGATGCAATGTGGACTAGTTATCATCTTAGAGAGATAGAGATCTGAGATACTATGTATTTTACAGTTGCATCAATCACTGATTTATGGTCATTGTTCAGTGGAAATAAATTGTACAAGGATTGATTTGCTATTACCTCAAGAAAATCATGATTGGATATGAACTGACTTTCAACCATACACTTGATGCCTCCTACATTCACTGAGAGAGACTTTCTTGTATTCTGCTCAGAACTCTGATCATGGCCCTCTGTTGATACACcacaagaagaaagaagagaaaccaaAAAACAAACGTAAAAACAGCTGCCATGATTTTTAAGCCAAAAAGAAGATAACCAAAGACTAGTAAGTAGTAATCATgacataaaacataaatcatGCAGAGAATTTTAGTTATACCGTTTATAGATGCCACGTGGTATCCAGTTCCTCCTAGCCCTTCTTCCCACTTCCCAAGCCGCAGCCGCAAGAAAAATCCATCAAGATTTGATATCGCCCGGTCACCGCTTATCCACCTGATGCAAAAGTGCACTCTGTTAATTGAAGTTGCAAAGATTCACTTGTCTTATAAGTAGCAACAGGATACTGTAATTGTGGAAACTTATCACAAACAtgcatctctctctctctctctctgcatATAATTTAGACAATCCTGTTATGTTCATTAATCCATTTATTGTCAGTGAATACTTTACTATAAGAAATACTACCAATATAGAGGCTACTAGAATATACTATAGGGAGATTTATAAGCATTCTAATTCATCTGTTGTTCCATCCTAAAgtataattttgatatataacaACATTTTTGTACCTGGTAATTCTGTTGCTGTTTTGTTGATAAGATGTATGTGTAATAATTCGATTGATCCGGTTATCAAATTTTGTTTTGAGTTAACAAACTTCCTGATTTAGTTAGCTTGCTTCATTTTCGCCGGTGTAAGATTAATTGCAAATATCCTTTTAAGTGTTGGAttataattattctcaaatGAATATTTCCAAGCGATGGTTTTCAATTCCAGATCAAAATAGTTGTTCATGTTTGCAAAGATTTCCCCTGTCAATGAGAAAGCACCAATACTGGGGTTGAGAGTTGCTTGCATCCTTAACATTTTAGCATCATGCATGAACCATAAAACCATACAATGACTAGTATTAATACAGAAAATGACTTTAGCATAGGATAGTTGGCTTGCATTACTTACTTCAGGATGTCGGTGCGGGACAATCGAAGGCTTCTAACAGCCTCAGAGATTCCTTTTGGTATGTTTGAAATCTGCCTTTTTGACAATCTGGGTGGAGAGATGATaggattttctttgaatttgttTTCCTCTGTACTTGAACTACAGTATTTCTCGAGTGAAGCACAGAATCCAATCATGGAGGGGACAATTTCATTCAATTTCCGCTTCAAATTGAAACTTCTTTCTCCTTGGTGAACAGTTTCAGCATCAATAGGACGGCTGGAAAAGATTTGGTCATCTCCACCAGGTCGGAGTCTGGCACTGCCCTCATTGCTGGAGCTAACATGCTTGCCAGTAGGAAAACTATCATTGACCAAGGCTTTAACTTCCGGTAcatgttttctttttgaaattgaagtggGACATGAAATTGCCCAGTGATTGGACTGAAAACACTTAAAGCACAAACAAGGAGGTTCTTCCAATCCTCTATGTGAATATCCTCCATATGAAGTTACATTCTTCTGCAAATCTTCCACATCACTTTCAGCAATATCTGAGCAATCAGCAAGTTGGTGACCTCTTGTCCCACAAAACAGACAAAAGAAATGTACCTGTGTGGTACTATCTGTTCTTTTTGTGGGTATGATATGTTTGATGGCACCTAATCTCTTTGCAAACATTGAAGCCATTGGTTCTGAATTTCTGAAtcctgaagaagatgaaaaagggATGAACTGGTGCTTTGATTTATGATCACTATCTTCCTCAAAAGCAGTCCGAGCCTCTGCATTATCAGGAGAATGTTCTCTTGTCTCTTCAGTCTTGCAGTTGTTTAAATAAGAAATATGTTTGTCGGAATTGGGAAGCTTTGAGACATTAGTTGATGGGACTTGCGATCCACCTCTCTCAGAAGTAGTCAAGGGGGCTGGAAGTTTCGGAGAAAATCGAGTTATCCACAGACTTCGAAGAGCATCACTTCTATTGAAGATGTTATCTGTTCCCTTTCTCTCAGAGAGAGGATTAGAATACACATTATCAGTGTTATTGGTGTTGTGTCTTGTTGCAGATGTATCTGACACCATTTCTTCTTTGTCTTTGCTAAGGCCCAAGATGGAATAATTTTTGTTCTGAATTGTGTCATTTTTTATGCTTTCATGACCGTGAAAATAACTTAGAGGCTTAACTGTAGGCTGTGAGGATGGACCGGCATTATCTCTCCCACTGGATGCTTCAGACTTGTTGTTCTCTGCACAACAGGTTATTGGAGTAGCTTCTATTCCATGCATCATGTTGCCTGTTTCTAAATCTTCACAACCCTCACCCACTTGAGACATTCTTTTTCCTACCTCATTCTTCAAGGTTGGACAATATATGGCCTGAAAAATGGATTTGAATCCAGTATTTTTTGGCTTGGGATCTTGATTGGCATTGATTGCAATAAGACTCTCATCAGGTGCTACATTTTGATGATCTGGATTTGCCAGGGTGAGTGCCAAAATGTTTGATTCATTTTGAACTGATTGCGAAAATCCTTTCACCATGTTTGAAATCCAGTTCATGAATGAGCTATCCTGTTTAGCGTAGGACTTAGAACCAGAAGTTTCTTGGATTTGCTTTTTGACTCTCTTGCTCCCAATCATTAACTGTTGTTGAAAGTGACATCTCTTCTTACAACTGGTGAAAAAACCACCGCTGTTGCAGCTTTCAACGCTTGAATGACTGTCCTCATCCTCCATTGATAATCTTACATTTGCTCCCCCATCCGATAAGGACTTATCTTTTCCCTTGTTTATTGTCATATGAATTTTGCTATTACATGGAGACTGCAAAACTGCAAGAGTCTTATCATGTAGCCGCATCAGTTCGGCATCAGGAGATTTCCTTTTAATCCCCTTACAAGCAGCAGCACCACTGAGAGTTCTTAAATCATTCTCCGCAGTTGATTCCAGTTTTTCTAGAGGGCCTCTGCTGGAAGATGCTATATTAGTCCCTGGAACACCAGAGCCTTTAGCTGTGTCTCCATGGGAACACCTGCTTGGCGAAGGATTTCGCTCCATGCTTAGTTTTGCCGCATCTGATTGAGGTAATGAACCATCCAATGGCCTTTGGTCAACCTGACCTGCTAGGAAAATAGGAACCAGAATACGCTTAAGACCGATGAACTCACATTTTTCTTTAACAAAAAAGTTTCAATGATGTTTCTTCCTTTAACATGTGAGTTTAGAAAAAGCAAAGGCAAAACCATGAGATGCCTAGATTCTTTTCACCACAGAACTAGAGAAGTGGTGATGACAGCAATACCTGAAATAGCAGAAAATTTGTTTCCCTCTATCCCAGATAATTTATCAGCTCCAATGTTGGCTTCATCACAAGCATTGTTCTCATCATGATTCACTATATTCTTGTTTTTATCATTCGGCAAGCCTGGTATAGGACGCTAAGCAAATTAGAAATCTCCAATTAAACTATGCAACTAACTAGGATAACTGATGTATTATTGTTTCCTTCAGAATGGCCTATTTGAATCCAAATATTACAATAAAACAAATTTCCTGTCTATATGAAACAACAGGATGCATTAGAAGATGTTAATTTCACCTGTATCACTTTCTTCATAGGCTTTACACTTTGGCATGACACCTGAATAACTTGTTGGATGCATAGTGGGAGTATGAGTATCTGTTTCAGCAATATCACCTTTGGCAGTACATATGATAGCTATAGGTTTTACAGAAATATCTTCAACCGGCTTATCAGTGTTTACAATTTGTGGTGGAGTGATAACCATACTGCTCGGTCCAACATCCTGAAAAAGAGAACTATTTTTACCGGCAAAGCTTGAATCGGCACATTTAAGACATAAACCGTTTTCTGGAGACCAAACTATTTCAGATAGAGGGTCAGTGGCAGCATATGTCATGTCTACTCTTGAACCTGCTGCATTTGCACCTGCACCTGattcatttttcaaatttttccaaACGCACTGGTTAGCATAATTCAGAAAGAGTTCTAAATCAGTCTTTGGTTTTATATTCTCGTTTTCTTCATTCATCTCCAGAAGGATAAAATCTTCACAAAAAGGTCCTGAAATATTATTACAGTCAACATTAACCTTcttgtttaaaataaaaattctgaGTGCAGGGTATATGTTACAATGTAAAAAACGTGGAGGCACAAATAGTTGCACCAAATCAATTGACCTGATCAATGGTTACTCATTTATCAAATTTTTGAGATGCATCATTTTGGAACCTTTGCCCTTTTCGTACGgaaatttttaaattggttCAAAAGCCATTAACTGaaaatttgaattctttttggttttgatttgatGGACAAGCATGGCTGGATTCTTTACATTTAGAAGTTTAATCCAATAAATTTTGTTAGAACTTAGCAGGTTAGGAGTCTAAACA
The Arachis duranensis cultivar V14167 chromosome 5, aradu.V14167.gnm2.J7QH, whole genome shotgun sequence genome window above contains:
- the LOC107488491 gene encoding uncharacterized protein LOC107488491 isoform X2, with the translated sequence MNEENENIKPKTDLELFLNYANQCVWKNLKNESGAGANAAGSRVDMTYAATDPLSEIVWSPENGLCLKCADSSFAGKNSSLFQDVGPSSMVITPPQIVNTDKPVEDISVKPIAIICTAKGDIAETDTHTPTMHPTSYSGVMPKCKAYEESDTGLPNDKNKNIVNHDENNACDEANIGADKLSGIEGNKFSAISGQVDQRPLDGSLPQSDAAKLSMERNPSPSRCSHGDTAKGSGVPGTNIASSSRGPLEKLESTAENDLRTLSGAAACKGIKRKSPDAELMRLHDKTLAVLQSPCNSKIHMTINKGKDKSLSDGGANVRLSMEDEDSHSSVESCNSGGFFTSCKKRCHFQQQLMIGSKRVKKQIQETSGSKSYAKQDSSFMNWISNMVKGFSQSVQNESNILALTLANPDHQNVAPDESLIAINANQDPKPKNTGFKSIFQAIYCPTLKNEVGKRMSQVGEGCEDLETGNMMHGIEATPITCCAENNKSEASSGRDNAGPSSQPTVKPLSYFHGHESIKNDTIQNKNYSILGLSKDKEEMVSDTSATRHNTNNTDNVYSNPLSERKGTDNIFNRSDALRSLWITRFSPKLPAPLTTSERGGSQVPSTNVSKLPNSDKHISYLNNCKTEETREHSPDNAEARTAFEEDSDHKSKHQFIPFSSSSGFRNSEPMASMFAKRLGAIKHIIPTKRTDSTTQVHFFCLFCGTRGHQLADCSDIAESDVEDLQKNVTSYGGYSHRGLEEPPCLCFKCFQSNHWAISCPTSISKRKHVPEVKALVNDSFPTGKHVSSSNEGSARLRPGGDDQIFSSRPIDAETVHQGERSFNLKRKLNEIVPSMIGFCASLEKYCSSSTEENKFKENPIISPPRLSKRQISNIPKGISEAVRSLRLSRTDILKWISGDRAISNLDGFFLRLRLGKWEEGLGGTGYHVASINEGHDQSSEQNTRKSLSVNVGGIKCMVESQFISNHDFLEEEIMEWWSTKSEADTGVPSEEDLIQKIERKKLLGL
- the LOC107488491 gene encoding uncharacterized protein LOC107488491 isoform X1, encoding MNEENENIKPKTDLELFLNYANQCVWKNLKNESGAGANAAGSRVDMTYAATDPLSEIVWSPENGLCLKCADSSFAGKNSSLFQDVGPSSMVITPPQIVNTDKPVEDISVKPIAIICTAKGDIAETDTHTPTMHPTSYSGVMPKCKAYEESDTGLPNDKNKNIVNHDENNACDEANIGADKLSGIEGNKFSAISAGQVDQRPLDGSLPQSDAAKLSMERNPSPSRCSHGDTAKGSGVPGTNIASSSRGPLEKLESTAENDLRTLSGAAACKGIKRKSPDAELMRLHDKTLAVLQSPCNSKIHMTINKGKDKSLSDGGANVRLSMEDEDSHSSVESCNSGGFFTSCKKRCHFQQQLMIGSKRVKKQIQETSGSKSYAKQDSSFMNWISNMVKGFSQSVQNESNILALTLANPDHQNVAPDESLIAINANQDPKPKNTGFKSIFQAIYCPTLKNEVGKRMSQVGEGCEDLETGNMMHGIEATPITCCAENNKSEASSGRDNAGPSSQPTVKPLSYFHGHESIKNDTIQNKNYSILGLSKDKEEMVSDTSATRHNTNNTDNVYSNPLSERKGTDNIFNRSDALRSLWITRFSPKLPAPLTTSERGGSQVPSTNVSKLPNSDKHISYLNNCKTEETREHSPDNAEARTAFEEDSDHKSKHQFIPFSSSSGFRNSEPMASMFAKRLGAIKHIIPTKRTDSTTQVHFFCLFCGTRGHQLADCSDIAESDVEDLQKNVTSYGGYSHRGLEEPPCLCFKCFQSNHWAISCPTSISKRKHVPEVKALVNDSFPTGKHVSSSNEGSARLRPGGDDQIFSSRPIDAETVHQGERSFNLKRKLNEIVPSMIGFCASLEKYCSSSTEENKFKENPIISPPRLSKRQISNIPKGISEAVRSLRLSRTDILKWISGDRAISNLDGFFLRLRLGKWEEGLGGTGYHVASINEGHDQSSEQNTRKSLSVNVGGIKCMVESQFISNHDFLEEEIMEWWSTKSEADTGVPSEEDLIQKIERKKLLGL
- the LOC107488491 gene encoding uncharacterized protein LOC107488491 isoform X3, which encodes MTYAATDPLSEIVWSPENGLCLKCADSSFAGKNSSLFQDVGPSSMVITPPQIVNTDKPVEDISVKPIAIICTAKGDIAETDTHTPTMHPTSYSGVMPKCKAYEESDTGLPNDKNKNIVNHDENNACDEANIGADKLSGIEGNKFSAISAGQVDQRPLDGSLPQSDAAKLSMERNPSPSRCSHGDTAKGSGVPGTNIASSSRGPLEKLESTAENDLRTLSGAAACKGIKRKSPDAELMRLHDKTLAVLQSPCNSKIHMTINKGKDKSLSDGGANVRLSMEDEDSHSSVESCNSGGFFTSCKKRCHFQQQLMIGSKRVKKQIQETSGSKSYAKQDSSFMNWISNMVKGFSQSVQNESNILALTLANPDHQNVAPDESLIAINANQDPKPKNTGFKSIFQAIYCPTLKNEVGKRMSQVGEGCEDLETGNMMHGIEATPITCCAENNKSEASSGRDNAGPSSQPTVKPLSYFHGHESIKNDTIQNKNYSILGLSKDKEEMVSDTSATRHNTNNTDNVYSNPLSERKGTDNIFNRSDALRSLWITRFSPKLPAPLTTSERGGSQVPSTNVSKLPNSDKHISYLNNCKTEETREHSPDNAEARTAFEEDSDHKSKHQFIPFSSSSGFRNSEPMASMFAKRLGAIKHIIPTKRTDSTTQVHFFCLFCGTRGHQLADCSDIAESDVEDLQKNVTSYGGYSHRGLEEPPCLCFKCFQSNHWAISCPTSISKRKHVPEVKALVNDSFPTGKHVSSSNEGSARLRPGGDDQIFSSRPIDAETVHQGERSFNLKRKLNEIVPSMIGFCASLEKYCSSSTEENKFKENPIISPPRLSKRQISNIPKGISEAVRSLRLSRTDILKWISGDRAISNLDGFFLRLRLGKWEEGLGGTGYHVASINEGHDQSSEQNTRKSLSVNVGGIKCMVESQFISNHDFLEEEIMEWWSTKSEADTGVPSEEDLIQKIERKKLLGL